The following coding sequences are from one Candidatus Binataceae bacterium window:
- a CDS encoding exodeoxyribonuclease V subunit gamma has protein sequence MLQLHYANCFENLLGPLARAVELHQRRDPLATLPIMVPSRAIEQFAKYGIAERLGVAANLAFPFLRRYLASIAEQADPSIRVLEVPQLQVALFECLRSEAQRDDDALRAVREYLAAANPANDALGELRLFELAGRVAHLFQEYSISRSGMLRAWNSGSSPARSDEELWERTLWTIVFDREGAARAPWAFDAAHRWMLLPQALAAIPDNRLRDVLPPALQIFGLASPGRVFLEIFARMGRLTDLLVYAVNPCMEFWEDVDDSAAARASTWHHRAEKVSTALEDGDDPFELATPSDSRALQLWGRPGREYIRMLNELTQCDFQPHFTHATGASLLARLQEDILVRAGSDPDHRKTRSELRPKSIRFIGAPGLRREVEIIANEILRLVSDAEGTANSPVRFHETAVLVPDAVADAYLPQIESVFASQFAIPVEVAGRRSYQSRAAEAIALLLKFPLGRATRAEILRLLTHPVIAGAQGELDIDRLSAWCEELGVFFGVDASDLADTYVPANLFQWDQALTRITLGAFMEGSLGEGHNLYQSESGALLPLTLLQEEVPAAARFLKTARTLLADTREIRSHRLSLSDWAVLLAELIGTYVRASAPEDQSFRDQCLEILQAMRCLRTDRVGYEVAHSFVSASLSERAARQGGFSGRGVAAGSLGTLRALPFRAIFVVGMNEATFPERDRRDPSDLRLARRHPGDISPPERDRYLFLESILAARERIVFSWVERDPQTGDRLERSTTVRELQSILQGYLDGPEQLGELTTSHPVSSNDPDYFPDLAPVARPDSGAPRDLVSFDPAARCGARMRRLREHLALGSRDQILPPRDALLERLGPGVRARLAGSLGLFELPVKSAPNADELDLPLAAVRRFLECPLQGAARYALGMVEDDGPPEDASDEPIALSRLDHALILREAFWTARGKPELFIDAYRGAIATAQMKGAAPAGPFADAAIEADCERFARWCRELDAERRDLGEWRVFRMGRGTESSRADRVLSPLRLDVCATARGGSVLVRKVNLHGSLGAFSPALDCSLRLVTRSKPKPQDFLELFIAAIALRAAGEPVAKKFKALVLGDPARTSSKAAFWSRELRMPEPDAAREYLVQLVGEMITRAHDYFLPIEAVAEARRAIRGGKDALDRIDNVREGLGSCASDYGPVRNARDYEPPDEREVVAIIGRRFGPVEAIFEDRDDG, from the coding sequence ATGCTTCAGCTCCACTACGCGAATTGCTTTGAAAATCTGCTTGGGCCGCTGGCGCGGGCGGTTGAGCTTCATCAGCGGCGGGATCCGCTCGCGACGCTGCCAATTATGGTTCCCAGCCGCGCGATCGAGCAATTCGCGAAATATGGCATCGCGGAGCGGCTCGGAGTCGCGGCAAACCTCGCGTTCCCATTCCTGCGCCGTTATCTGGCCAGCATTGCAGAGCAGGCCGACCCAAGTATTCGGGTGCTCGAAGTTCCGCAGCTGCAGGTCGCCCTATTCGAGTGCCTGCGCAGCGAAGCGCAGCGCGACGACGACGCCTTGCGAGCGGTTCGCGAGTACCTTGCGGCGGCCAACCCCGCCAATGACGCTTTAGGGGAACTGCGGCTCTTCGAGCTGGCCGGCCGGGTAGCGCACCTGTTCCAGGAGTATTCGATTTCGCGAAGCGGGATGCTCCGCGCTTGGAACTCGGGCAGTTCGCCCGCAAGGTCGGACGAAGAGCTCTGGGAGCGAACGCTGTGGACCATAGTGTTCGACCGCGAGGGAGCCGCGCGCGCCCCCTGGGCCTTTGACGCCGCGCATCGGTGGATGCTTCTCCCGCAGGCGCTCGCGGCGATACCCGATAATCGCCTGCGGGACGTGCTTCCGCCCGCACTGCAGATTTTCGGTCTGGCATCGCCGGGCCGTGTTTTCCTGGAAATCTTCGCGCGCATGGGCAGACTCACCGACCTTTTGGTGTATGCGGTGAACCCGTGCATGGAGTTTTGGGAAGACGTCGATGATTCTGCGGCGGCCCGTGCTTCGACCTGGCATCACCGCGCGGAGAAAGTCAGTACCGCGCTCGAGGATGGCGACGACCCCTTTGAGCTCGCAACGCCGAGCGACTCGCGGGCGCTTCAGCTGTGGGGACGGCCGGGTCGCGAATACATCCGGATGCTCAACGAACTGACGCAATGCGATTTTCAGCCGCACTTTACCCATGCCACGGGCGCATCACTTCTTGCACGTTTGCAAGAAGACATTTTGGTCCGCGCGGGTAGCGACCCCGACCACCGAAAGACGAGGTCAGAACTCCGGCCCAAGAGTATTCGCTTCATCGGCGCGCCCGGGCTCCGGCGCGAAGTAGAAATCATCGCCAACGAAATTCTCCGGCTGGTTTCCGATGCGGAAGGAACGGCCAACTCGCCGGTGCGGTTCCACGAGACGGCGGTTCTGGTTCCGGATGCGGTGGCCGATGCTTATCTGCCGCAGATCGAAAGCGTGTTCGCGTCGCAGTTCGCGATTCCAGTTGAAGTAGCCGGGCGGCGTTCTTACCAAAGCCGCGCGGCGGAGGCGATCGCGCTGCTGCTTAAGTTCCCGCTCGGGCGAGCGACGCGCGCGGAAATCCTGCGCCTCCTGACTCACCCTGTGATTGCCGGCGCCCAAGGCGAGCTGGATATCGATCGCCTGAGCGCGTGGTGCGAGGAGCTGGGAGTTTTCTTCGGGGTGGATGCGAGCGATCTTGCCGACACTTATGTGCCGGCCAACCTCTTTCAATGGGATCAGGCCCTGACGCGTATTACTTTGGGCGCCTTTATGGAGGGCAGCCTGGGCGAAGGTCACAATCTATATCAAAGCGAGTCGGGTGCTTTGCTGCCGTTAACGCTGCTGCAGGAGGAGGTCCCGGCGGCGGCGCGCTTTCTCAAGACCGCACGGACCCTTTTGGCCGACACCCGCGAGATCCGATCGCATCGCCTCTCGCTGTCGGATTGGGCGGTACTGCTCGCCGAACTCATCGGCACGTATGTTCGGGCCAGCGCTCCCGAAGATCAGTCGTTTCGCGACCAATGTCTGGAAATTCTCCAGGCGATGCGCTGCCTTAGGACCGATCGGGTCGGCTATGAGGTCGCCCATTCGTTCGTAAGCGCATCGCTCTCCGAGCGCGCCGCCCGGCAAGGCGGGTTTTCGGGTCGTGGTGTCGCAGCCGGCTCGCTTGGGACGCTTCGGGCCCTGCCGTTTCGGGCGATCTTCGTAGTGGGCATGAACGAGGCGACCTTTCCGGAGCGAGATCGTCGCGATCCGAGCGACCTGCGGCTTGCGCGCCGCCACCCGGGTGACATCAGTCCGCCAGAGCGCGATCGTTATTTATTCCTCGAATCGATTCTGGCGGCACGCGAGCGAATTGTTTTTTCATGGGTCGAGCGCGATCCACAGACGGGAGACCGACTCGAGCGTTCCACCACGGTGCGTGAACTTCAATCTATCCTGCAGGGCTACCTGGACGGTCCAGAGCAACTCGGCGAGCTGACGACCTCTCATCCCGTAAGCAGCAACGACCCCGACTACTTTCCCGACCTGGCGCCCGTCGCGCGGCCGGATTCCGGTGCGCCTCGCGACCTCGTGAGTTTCGATCCGGCAGCACGCTGCGGTGCCCGGATGCGTCGACTGCGCGAGCACTTGGCCCTAGGTTCTCGCGACCAAATCCTGCCCCCCCGAGATGCGCTCCTGGAAAGACTTGGCCCGGGCGTACGCGCACGTCTGGCAGGGAGTCTGGGATTGTTCGAATTGCCGGTTAAATCCGCACCCAACGCCGACGAGCTCGACTTACCCCTGGCCGCGGTACGGCGTTTCCTCGAGTGCCCCCTCCAGGGCGCGGCAAGGTATGCCTTGGGTATGGTCGAGGACGACGGTCCGCCAGAAGATGCGAGCGACGAGCCAATCGCGTTGTCGAGACTCGATCATGCCCTGATTCTGCGCGAAGCATTCTGGACTGCCCGGGGTAAACCGGAACTCTTCATAGACGCATACCGAGGAGCAATCGCCACGGCGCAAATGAAGGGCGCCGCTCCGGCCGGGCCCTTCGCCGACGCTGCGATCGAGGCAGATTGCGAGCGTTTCGCGCGATGGTGCCGCGAACTAGATGCCGAGCGCCGCGACCTGGGCGAATGGCGAGTTTTCAGGATGGGCCGCGGCACCGAATCTTCCCGGGCGGACCGGGTCTTGTCGCCGTTACGTCTTGATGTTTGCGCCACCGCTCGCGGGGGGAGCGTGTTGGTCCGCAAAGTAAATCTGCATGGATCGCTGGGTGCATTTTCGCCGGCGCTCGACTGTTCGCTACGCCTGGTCACGCGCTCCAAGCCGAAACCGCAAGACTTTCTCGAGCTGTTCATCGCGGCAATCGCGCTGCGCGCCGCCGGGGAGCCGGTCGCGAAGAAGTTCAAGGCGCTGGTGCTCGGCGATCCTGCACGAACTTCAAGTAAGGCGGCTTTTTGGAGCAGGGAGCTGCGCATGCCGGAGCCCGACGCGGCACGCGAGTATCTCGTGCAACTAGTCGGCGAAATGATAACCCGTGCTCACGACTATTTCCTCCCTATCGAGGCGGTCGCAGAGGCTCGCCGCGCGATCCGGGGCGGCAAGGACGCGCTCGACCGAATCGACAATGTCCGCGAAGGGCTCGGTTCCTGCGCCTCGGACTACGGCCCGGTCCGCAACGCTCGCGACTATGAACCGCCGGATGAACGCGAGGTCGTCGCCATCATTGGACGGCGTTTCGGTCCAGTCGAGGCGATTTTCGAAGACCGGGACGACGGGTGA
- a CDS encoding enoyl-CoA hydratase/isomerase family protein: MDTHEFQTIKAEVEGPLGRLTLNRPDRLNAIGAAMLQELAEAARWFDTHHDLRVVIMSGVGRAFCAGADLKDPPAAGQLGSEKSWLFRREAGQYGLRAADALEQMRAVTIAQVQGYAVGGGVVLTAVCDLRVVAEDAWFFIPEIDLGLPLSWGGIPRLVREIGPAMTKELVMTCRRFGAAEAKALGFVNRVVPLARLVTEVEELARELIAKPSVPVAITKEHVNAVTRAASAGLTPYADGDVLMSTLGEEESRAAARAYRERILGKR; the protein is encoded by the coding sequence ATGGATACTCACGAATTTCAGACGATTAAAGCCGAGGTCGAAGGCCCCCTCGGGCGGCTCACGCTCAATCGACCGGACCGATTGAATGCGATCGGCGCCGCGATGCTTCAGGAACTGGCCGAGGCGGCCCGCTGGTTCGATACCCATCACGATCTGCGGGTCGTCATCATGAGCGGTGTGGGGCGCGCATTCTGCGCCGGCGCGGATCTAAAAGATCCGCCCGCGGCTGGGCAGCTGGGCAGCGAGAAGAGTTGGTTGTTTAGGCGCGAGGCCGGGCAATATGGACTGCGCGCCGCCGACGCGCTCGAGCAGATGCGCGCGGTAACCATCGCTCAGGTGCAAGGCTACGCGGTCGGCGGTGGCGTGGTGCTCACCGCGGTATGCGATCTTCGCGTAGTGGCGGAAGACGCGTGGTTCTTCATTCCGGAAATCGATCTCGGGCTGCCGCTTTCGTGGGGTGGAATTCCACGCCTGGTGCGGGAAATCGGGCCGGCCATGACCAAAGAATTGGTCATGACGTGCCGGCGCTTCGGCGCGGCGGAGGCAAAGGCTTTGGGGTTCGTCAATCGCGTGGTCCCGCTGGCCCGGCTCGTGACTGAGGTCGAAGAGCTAGCCCGCGAATTGATCGCCAAACCTTCCGTGCCGGTGGCGATAACCAAGGAACACGTGAACGCGGTGACCCGCGCGGCGAGCGCCGGTCTCACTCCGTACGCCGACGGCGACGTGCTGATGTCGACCCTGGGCGAGGAGGAATCGCGCGCGGCCGCCCGTGCCTACCGCGAAAGGATTCTCGGCAAACGCTAG